The genomic region GGGCCTTGTATCACGGAAGTCTTTGTATAGAAGGAATCCGGGAATACATTCAAAGATCGAAAACGCTTCGGATCGATTATCTCAAAACGGAACAACACAATCGGGAACTTTCCAGGATCGGTCTCACCATTCTTCCGGGAAGAAAGGATCGGGATCGAAACTTGGAAGAGGATATAACCACGATTCAAAAAGAAGGAATCACTCATATACTTTGTCTGTTGACCGAAAACGAATTTTCGGAATACGGAGTTAAGGATCTCAAACATCAATACGAAAGACACGGATTGAACGTCTATCATTGTCCGGTCTTGGATCAAACCGCGCCCGTGTTCGATCAGGCGATCCCCGCTTTGCAATGGATGGACAAAGCCATCTCACAAAACGGAAAGGTACTCATACACTGCGTGGGAGGTTTGGGAAGATCGGGAACGCTGGCGGCCGCGTATACGATCTGGAAGGAAAAACTCGACGCAAAGGAAGCGATTTCCTTAGTGCGGGAATCCCGAAGCGAACGAGCGATCGAATCCAGGATTCAGGAAGAATTTCTGGCGGACTTCGAAATCAAAGTAAAAAATTAGAATATTCTAATTTTAGAATATTCAATCAATCGCCGAGGACCGTCACTCCCTGCCAGTTTTCGGGAACCCCGAATCTGCAGTTGTGAACGGATTTTTCCAGATAAACTCGCGCGGCTTGATCGGCACGGTTTTTTTCCAAGATCCTGTTGAAAACGACGCAGGCTTCTTCGAAATGTTTTTCCCGGAACAAAAGAATTCCTCTTTCGAATTCCTCGCGTGTGTTCATGTAAGAATCGATCAAAGATTCGGAAAGTCCGTTGAACACTTCCAAAACCGTATAAACGCTTCTTTGATCACGGATCTGAACCCGGTCCACGACGCGATAATAGTATTTCGAAGAATTTGTTAAGCGAAATAGAGTGGAGTCCGTTATCAGCAGGGAAGAATCGTACATTCTCGATAACTGACCGATCTTAAACGCGACGTTCACCGAAGAGGAGATGACCGTACTTTCCATTCTTTCCGCTTCGCCGATCGTTCCGAGTAGAATCGGCCCTGTATGAATTCCGCTTCCGGAACGAACCGGATCTTTTCCTTTTGCGATTCTTTCCCGATTGAACTCTCTCAGAATTCTTTGGATTTCAACTGCGCTTTCCAAAGCCTTTTCCGGCTCGGGCGGAAACAACGCAAGAAACGCTTCCCCGAAATACTTGTCGATAAACCCGTCGCGCTCCCGAATCGTGGGCCCGACTTTTCCGAGAAAGGAATTGATGAACTCGAAATTCTCCTTTCCGTCCATCTGTTCCGCGAATTCGGAAAAGGTGCGGATCTCGTTGTAGAGAAGACTCATCTCCTCTTCCGCGATGTCCCCGAGTTTAATATCGAGAATATCATGTTTATTTAATATTTTAAGAAGTTCCCTCGGAACGAAAAGTCCGTAAGAAGAATTCACCTTTTTTAAACTTTCTGACATATCCTCGACCGCGTCGAAGGCCAAAGAATATCGTTTCGCCAAAAGAAACGCTTCGGAAAAGATAAGCGCGATCAGACCGAACGGGGCGAGAATGAACGTCGGAATGATTCTTTTGTTGTAGAAGATGTCCTGACTGTACGCGAGAAAAATCGCTGACATACCGATCATAATAGCGATCGCACCCGGCTTTTTTCGGATTAACGCAAGCATTAATACGAAGAAACCGACGGCAAAACAAAGGAACGTAAAAACGTAATAGTATTCGATCGTTCCCGTAAATAAAACCGGATCCTGCGAAACCACGACCAAGGAAAAGATCGAAGCGATAAAAACGACCGCGTAGTGAAGTTCCTTTCTCATTTCGTCCGGGAACAAAGCGCGCAAAAACGCGGTGGTGATCGGAGGAATCAGATAAAAACTCAAATACACGATTCTCATATGAACGTGATAGGAAACGTCCGGGAAAATCACCTGAATCAGATTCTGCCCCGTGCTGATCTCCCTAAAACAAAAAACGAAACAAAGAGTTCCGAAGTATAAAAGAGCCGCGTCCTTCTTTCTCAAAAAATAAAGAGTGAAATGATACAAGGCCATCGCGACCAAGAACCCGAGAAGAAAAACGTCCACCGTCATTCTTTTTTCCCGAAGACGAATGATCTGATCTTCGTTTCCCAAAATCAATCGCGCGGTCAAACCCCCGCGTGCGTGATAAAAATTGGAGATCGGAATTCGTATTAAAAATTCTTTTTTTTGAATTTGAAACGGAAGAATCTTCACGTTCCATTCCGGAGTCGATGTGTCTGCGGTTTTTCCCGGAGCTCCGTGCGCGCCGATTTTATTTCCGTCGATCCAAACTTCGTATGCGGTTTCCGAAGTCTCCGCTAAGATCGCAAGACTCTGCGGCTTTTTATTTTCGGGAAGAATCACTTTCAAAAAATACGTTGCGATTCCGGTTCCCGGATAATTCTTTCCTTCCGATTCTTGAATTCGCGTCCAAGCCTTGGGAACGGGCATGATCCTGTTTTTTTCGGGTTCGATATCCGGGCTTTCAACAAATTCTTGCCAACGAAAAGTCCAATCGCCTTGTAAAGCGACCGGGCCGTATTCTTCGAAATTCCAAGAGGAAAGATCGATCACGCCGGAAGACGCGGAGATATGAGGACGCTCCGATTCCGACGCGCAATGATTTAAAACAAAAAAGAGTCCGAGAAGAACAAACACTCGTCTTTGAAAAAAACTTTCTGAAGTCATGGAGTCTTTCTCGATTCTCTTCCTCGAACTTCGAGTCGGTCAAGTTGAATATTCGACCCGATGAGGGGCGGGATTTTTTCTAAACGTCCAAAACCGTAATGCCGTCCCAATTATTCGGAGAACCGAATCGACAATAATGAATCGACTTTTCAAGATACCAGCGCGCGGGTTGATCCATTTTGTTTCTTTCCAAAACCCGATTGAAGATCACGCAGGCTTCCTCGAAATTTCTTTGTCTGAAGTTCGCGATCCCGCGTTCAAACTCTTCTTTCGTGTCCATAAACTGATCGAGAAGCGATTCGGATTGTCCATTAAAAACTTCTAAAATCGTTACGACCGAGTTATGACCTTTCAGTTGAATCCGATCGACGACTCGCATGGAATATTTTTCCGGATTCTCCAGACCGAATAAAACGTGATCCGTAATCAGAATGGAAGAATCGAACAATCTGCAGAGTTGTCCGACTCGAGTCGCTAAAGTAACGGACGGTGAAATCACCGCGCCTTCCATACGTTCCTTTTCTCCGATCGTCCCGAGAAGAATCGGTCCTTTGTGAAGACCCGTGCCGACTCGAACGGCTTCCTTACCTTTGCCGATCCGATTCATATTAATTTCTTTTAATATGTTTTGGATTTCGACCGCGCTTTCCAACGCGTCCTCCGCTTTTTGGGAGAATAGTGACAAAAACGCGTCTCCGAAATATTTATCGATAAATCCGTTCTTATCGCGGATCAAAGGCCCGACCTTGCCCAGATAAGAATTGATGAATTCGAAATTCTCCTTTGCGGAAGCCTGATCTCCGAGGAACTGCGCGGTCCGAATCTCGTTGTAAAGAATGGTCATTTCCTCTTCGGCGACGTCTCCGAGTTTCACGTCGATAAAACTATGTTCGTTCAGGATTTTCAAAAATTCTCTCGGAACAAAAAGCCCGTAAGAAGTGTTCGTTTTGTTAAGCGACTTCGTGAGATCCACGATCGCGCCGAACGCCTGAGAATAGCGGTTTGCAAGAAGATAAGCCTGTGAAAAGACCATCGCCAACAAACCGATGGGGGAAAAATAACCCGTGTTGACGATTCTTTTGTTGTAAAGAGTGTCTTGAAGAACGACCGCGAAGAACACGAGCAAACCGCTCAACAGAAGGACCGCGCCGCTTCTTTTTTTAAGAATGGCAGTTACAAGAATATAAAACCCGTAAAAGAAAACCACAAACGTAAAGAGATAATACGCGTCGATCGTTCCCGTAAAAAACGCGGGCGGAGTTATCGCCACGATCGCTGAGGACAAACCTCCAATCATTAGAATTCCGTAATATAAATAAGAATTGAATTCCGCGGGAAATAAAGAACGGAAAAACGCGGCAAAAACCGGAACCGTCAAGTAGAACGAAAGATAAACGATCTTAGAATGAACGGAATAATCCAGACCCGGAACCAGGATCTGAACCAGATTCTCCCCCGTACTCATGGCCCTAAAACAATAAATAAAACATAATATACCGAAATAGAGAACCGACTTCTCCTCTTGTCTCAGAAAAAACAAAGTCAGGTGATACAAGGCCATGATCGCAAGACTTCCGAAAACGAAAACCTCCAAGGTCAGTCTTTTTTCACGGATGGACTGGATCGAAGAACTTTTACCGATGAAAAATTTTCCGGTAAGACCTCCGCGTGCATGATGAAAATTGGATATTAGAATTTTAAGAACCGGTTCTTTGTCCGTATTGTAGAACGAAAAAATCTTTTTGTTCCACTCCGGTCTGGAAGTTTCCGCGTTGATTCCCACGTTTCCGACTTCGCCGAGTTTTTTCGAATTCAGATAAATTTCGTATGCGGTTTCGGAAATATCGGTTTGAAGCGCGAGCTCCTGATTCAAATAAGAATCGGGCAAACGGATCTTTAAAAAGTAAGTCGCATAACCCGTTGAAGTGTATTTTTTTTCCAGAGAATCGGGAAGTTTGATCCAAGCTTTCGGTACGGTTGCAAAGTCCGAATCGGAAGGCCAGGCTTCGGAGGAAAAATTCTTCCATAAGAATTTGAATTCTCCTTCGAGAAGAGCGGGTCCGTTTTTTTCAAAATCCCATTCGGTTAAATCCAAAACTCCGCGTTCGGCTTTCGGAAACAGAGTCGGCGACAGCCAATCGCAGGATAAAAAAAGTAAACAACATAGGCAGACGGAAAATCGCACAAAGCTCATAATCGGATACCGAAAAAGTTCTTTCGAGTTATACGAAATTATGCTTTGTTAAACGAATAGGTCAATGAATATTCAAATTTCCTTTCGCAATCCGTTCCGTCCCGTTTCCACATTCGCTTCGTTATTCGGAATCGCAGCGTTCCTCTTTTTTTCTTACGCAAATCTCGTTTTAGCCGGAGAGGAAAACGACGAACTTCTTCAGGTAAAAAAGATATTCTCGGGAGAATGGAAAAAAAGAAATATTCCGTTTTCGTTCGAGT from Leptospira kmetyi serovar Malaysia str. Bejo-Iso9 harbors:
- a CDS encoding adenylate/guanylate cyclase domain-containing protein, giving the protein MTSESFFQRRVFVLLGLFFVLNHCASESERPHISASSGVIDLSSWNFEEYGPVALQGDWTFRWQEFVESPDIEPEKNRIMPVPKAWTRIQESEGKNYPGTGIATYFLKVILPENKKPQSLAILAETSETAYEVWIDGNKIGAHGAPGKTADTSTPEWNVKILPFQIQKKEFLIRIPISNFYHARGGLTARLILGNEDQIIRLREKRMTVDVFLLGFLVAMALYHFTLYFLRKKDAALLYFGTLCFVFCFREISTGQNLIQVIFPDVSYHVHMRIVYLSFYLIPPITTAFLRALFPDEMRKELHYAVVFIASIFSLVVVSQDPVLFTGTIEYYYVFTFLCFAVGFFVLMLALIRKKPGAIAIMIGMSAIFLAYSQDIFYNKRIIPTFILAPFGLIALIFSEAFLLAKRYSLAFDAVEDMSESLKKVNSSYGLFVPRELLKILNKHDILDIKLGDIAEEEMSLLYNEIRTFSEFAEQMDGKENFEFINSFLGKVGPTIRERDGFIDKYFGEAFLALFPPEPEKALESAVEIQRILREFNRERIAKGKDPVRSGSGIHTGPILLGTIGEAERMESTVISSSVNVAFKIGQLSRMYDSSLLITDSTLFRLTNSSKYYYRVVDRVQIRDQRSVYTVLEVFNGLSESLIDSYMNTREEFERGILLFREKHFEEACVVFNRILEKNRADQAARVYLEKSVHNCRFGVPENWQGVTVLGD
- a CDS encoding adenylate/guanylate cyclase domain-containing protein — translated: MSFVRFSVCLCCLLFLSCDWLSPTLFPKAERGVLDLTEWDFEKNGPALLEGEFKFLWKNFSSEAWPSDSDFATVPKAWIKLPDSLEKKYTSTGYATYFLKIRLPDSYLNQELALQTDISETAYEIYLNSKKLGEVGNVGINAETSRPEWNKKIFSFYNTDKEPVLKILISNFHHARGGLTGKFFIGKSSSIQSIREKRLTLEVFVFGSLAIMALYHLTLFFLRQEEKSVLYFGILCFIYCFRAMSTGENLVQILVPGLDYSVHSKIVYLSFYLTVPVFAAFFRSLFPAEFNSYLYYGILMIGGLSSAIVAITPPAFFTGTIDAYYLFTFVVFFYGFYILVTAILKKRSGAVLLLSGLLVFFAVVLQDTLYNKRIVNTGYFSPIGLLAMVFSQAYLLANRYSQAFGAIVDLTKSLNKTNTSYGLFVPREFLKILNEHSFIDVKLGDVAEEEMTILYNEIRTAQFLGDQASAKENFEFINSYLGKVGPLIRDKNGFIDKYFGDAFLSLFSQKAEDALESAVEIQNILKEINMNRIGKGKEAVRVGTGLHKGPILLGTIGEKERMEGAVISPSVTLATRVGQLCRLFDSSILITDHVLFGLENPEKYSMRVVDRIQLKGHNSVVTILEVFNGQSESLLDQFMDTKEEFERGIANFRQRNFEEACVIFNRVLERNKMDQPARWYLEKSIHYCRFGSPNNWDGITVLDV